In a genomic window of Streptomyces koelreuteriae:
- a CDS encoding FMN-binding protein, producing the protein MKRAIPVLVLSVAGLIPVWRYAPSHDTGSSSTATEAAAPASTPSASSSGGSTTTVVKGSTLDTEKGPVQVEVTFESDKIASVRMLQQPDHPQTTAAVPKLIEETLQAQSADIDTVSGATVTSDGYKESLQAAIDAKG; encoded by the coding sequence GTGAAGCGAGCCATACCCGTCCTCGTCCTGAGCGTCGCGGGCCTGATCCCGGTCTGGCGCTACGCGCCCTCCCACGACACCGGGTCGTCGTCGACCGCCACGGAGGCCGCGGCGCCGGCGTCCACGCCCTCGGCCTCGTCGTCGGGCGGCTCCACGACCACGGTCGTGAAGGGCTCGACCCTCGACACCGAGAAGGGCCCGGTGCAGGTCGAGGTCACCTTCGAGAGCGACAAGATCGCCTCGGTGCGGATGCTGCAGCAGCCGGACCATCCGCAGACCACGGCCGCCGTACCCAAGCTGATCGAGGAGACGCTCCAGGCGCAGAGCGCGGACATCGACACGGTGTCCGGTGCCACGGTCACCAGCGACGGCTACAAGGAGTCGCTCCAGGCCGCCATCGACGCGAAGGGCTGA